A stretch of the Acaryochloris sp. CCMEE 5410 genome encodes the following:
- a CDS encoding dihydrofolate reductase family protein, with product MRELTYFVACSVDGYIAHIDGSHDGFSQDPEYFADVFATFPETVPSHLRDALGVHGKNKWFDVVLMGRKTYEIGLKEGVTSPYSHLKQYLFSRSINTSPDENVELVSNNTIELVTSLKSQSGKGIWLCGGGDLATTLFAHHLVDQLILKINPFLMVSGIPLFSGVIQQTALELTDHKIYENGVLLLYYRVK from the coding sequence ATGAGAGAACTGACGTATTTTGTAGCTTGCAGTGTGGATGGGTATATTGCACATATTGATGGTTCACACGACGGCTTTTCCCAAGATCCTGAATATTTTGCAGATGTCTTCGCCACATTTCCTGAAACCGTTCCATCTCACCTACGTGATGCATTGGGTGTTCATGGTAAGAACAAATGGTTTGATGTCGTTCTAATGGGGCGAAAGACCTATGAGATAGGGTTGAAGGAAGGTGTAACAAGCCCTTACTCACACCTAAAGCAATACCTCTTTTCACGCAGTATAAATACAAGCCCGGATGAGAATGTTGAACTTGTGTCTAACAATACAATTGAGTTGGTGACAAGTCTCAAGAGTCAATCAGGTAAGGGGATCTGGCTGTGTGGTGGTGGTGATTTAGCTACAACACTTTTTGCGCACCACTTGGTCGATCAACTCATTCTCAAGATCAACCCTTTTTTGATGGTTTCAGGTATACCACTTTTCTCAGGTGTGATTCAGCAGACGGCTTTAGAACTGACGGATCATAAAATCTATGAAAATGGTGTACTGCTTCTTTATTACCGAGTAAAGTGA
- a CDS encoding cell division protein SepF — translation MDNLLPFQAISPHKIRVFHPQSFEDAQEAINAMKTDDMLLVNLAVLENKLAQRLTDYLAGSTFALSGERMEIGRGVFLFAPPSFLISRMMASA, via the coding sequence ATGGACAACCTTCTTCCCTTTCAAGCAATATCGCCCCATAAGATCCGTGTGTTTCACCCCCAGTCATTTGAAGATGCTCAAGAAGCAATCAACGCGATGAAAACGGATGATATGCTTCTAGTGAATTTGGCGGTTTTGGAAAATAAGCTGGCTCAGAGGCTAACAGACTACTTAGCTGGTAGTACTTTTGCGCTATCAGGAGAGCGAATGGAGATTGGTAGAGGCGTTTTTCTATTTGCTCCACCATCATTCCTGATCTCAAGAATGATGGCATCTGCTTGA